A single genomic interval of Piliocolobus tephrosceles isolate RC106 chromosome 7, ASM277652v3, whole genome shotgun sequence harbors:
- the ZNF395 gene encoding zinc finger protein 395 yields MASVLSRRLGKRSLLGARVLGPSASEGPSTAPPSEPLLEGAAPQPFIASDDTPCQEQPKEVVKAPSTSGLQQVAFQPGQKVYVWYQGQECTGLVEQHSWMEGQVTVWLLEQKLQVSCRVEEVWLAELQGPCPQALPLEPGAQALAYRPVSRNIDVPKRKSDAVEMDEMMAAMVLTSLSCSPVVQSPPGTEANFSASRAACDPWKESGDVSDSGSSTTSGHWSGSSGVSTPSPPHPQASPKYLGDAFGSPQTDHGFETDPDPFLLDEPAPRKRKNSVKVMYKCLWPNCGKVLRSIVGIKRHIKALHLGDTVDSDQFKREEDFYYTEMQMKEVSATAAAAAVGTLVPGTPTTEPTPTPSMTGMPLSALPPPLHKAQSSGPEHPGPESSLPSGALSKSAPGSFWHIQADHAYQALPSFQIPVSPHIYTSVSWAAAPSTACSLSPVRSRSLSFSEPQQPAPVMKSHLIVTSPPRAQSGARKARGEAKKCRKVYGIEHRDQWCTACRWKKACQRFLD; encoded by the exons ATGGCGAGCGTCCTGTCCCGGCGCCTTGGAAAGCGGTCCCTCCTGGGAGCCCGGGTGTTGGGACCCAGTGCCTCGGAGGGGCCCTCGACCGCCCCACCCTCGGAGCCACTGCTGGAAGGGGCCGCTCCCCAGCCTTTCATCGCCTCCGATGACACCCCCTGCCAGGAGCAGCCCAAGGAAGTCGTTAAGGCTCCCAGCACCTCCGGCCTTCAGCAGGTGGCCTTTCAGCCTGGGCAGAAG GTTTATGTGTGGTATCAGGGTCAAGAGTGCACAGGACTGGTGGAGCAGCACAGCTGGATGGAGGGTCAGGTGACCGTCTGGCTGCTGGAACAGAAGCTGCAGGTCTCCTGCAGGGTGGAGGAAGTGTGGCTGGCGGAGCTGCAGGGCCCCTGTCCCCAGGCACTACCCCTGGAGCCCGGAGCCCAGGCCCTGGCCTACAGGCCTGTCTCCAGGAACATTGATGTCCCAAAGAG GAAGTCGGACGCAGTGGAAATGGATGAGATGATGGCGGCCATGGTGCTGACGTCCCTGTCCTGCAGCCCTGTTGTGCAGAGTCCTCCCGGGACCGAGGCCAACTTCTCTG CTTCCCGTGCGGCCTGTGACCCATGGAAGGAGAGCGGTGACGTCTCGGACAGCGGCAGCAGCACTACCAGCGGTCACTGGAGTGGGAGCAGTGGTGTCTCCACCCCctcgcccccccacccccaggccagCCCCAAGTATTTGGGGGATGCTTTTGGTTCTCCCCAAACTGATCATGGCTTTGAGACCGATCCTGACCCTTTCCTGTTGGATGAACCAGCTCCACGAAAAAGAAAG AACTCTGTGAAGGTGATGTACAAGTGCCTGTGGCCAAACTGTGGCAAAGTGCTGCGCTCCATTGTGGGCATCAAACGACACATCAAAGCCCTCCACCTGGG GGACACGGTGGACTCTGATCAGTTCAAGCGGGAGGAGGATTTCTACTACACAGAGATGCAGATGAAGGAGGTATCTGCcaccgctgctgctgctgccgtgGGCACCCTGGTCCCTGGGACTCCCACCACCGAGCCAACTCCCACCCCCAGCATGACCGGCATGCCTCTGTCCGCTCTTCCACCACCTCTGCACAAAGCCCAGTCCTCCGGCCCAGAACATCCTGGCCCGGAGtcctccctgccctcaggggcTCTCAGCAAGTCAGCTCCTGGGTCCTTCTGGCACATTCAGGCTGATCATGCATACCAG GCTCTGCCGTCCTTCCAGATCCCTGTCTCACCACACATCTACACCAGTGTCAGCTGGGCTGCCGCCCCCTCCACTGCCTGCTCCCTCTCTCCG GTCCGGAGCCGGTCGCTAAGCTTCAGCGAGCCCCAGCAGCCAGCACCTGTGATGAAATCTCACCTGATCGTCACTTCCCCACCCCGGGCCCAGAGTGGTGCCAG GAAAGCCCGAGGGGAGGCTAAGAAGTGCCGCAAGGTGTATGGCATCGAGCACCGGGACCAGTGGTGCACAGCTTGCCGGTGGAAGAAGGCCTGCCAGCGCTTCCTGGACTGA